In one window of Geotrypetes seraphini chromosome 3, aGeoSer1.1, whole genome shotgun sequence DNA:
- the LOC117357413 gene encoding retinol dehydrogenase 7-like has product MWFWLLAFLGFYFLFRWYWYRQILQNLTDKYVFITGCDSGFGNLLARQLDEQGLRVLAACLTQRGIEQLKEATSQRLQTIILDVTDSENVAAAASWVKQQVGDRGLWGLVNNAGIASPMAPNGWLTKNDFCKILNVNLVGMIDVTLSLLPLIRKAKGRIVNVSSVFGRISFVGGGYNISKYGVEAFSDSLRRELCSFGVKVCIIEPGAFKTPITDLKYIEETIQQIWSCLPEEIKESYGQASYDNYLKNQHRTLNARSSKLTLVTDCMEHALTAVHPHTRYSAGWDAKLFYLPFSYLPTSVADFLSLMQ; this is encoded by the exons ATGTGGTTCTGGTTGCTGGCCTTCTTGGGTTTCTACTTCCTGTTCCGCTGGTACTGGTACAGACAGATACTCCAGAACCTCACAGATAAATATGTGTTCATCACGGGCTGTGACTCGGGCTTTGGAAACCTGTTGGCTCGTCAGCTGGATGAACAGGGTCTGCGGGTGCTGGCGGCTTGTCTGACACAGCGAGGGATTGAGCAGCTGAAGGAAGCCACATCCCAGAGACTGCAAACAATAATTCTGGATGTCACTGACAGTGAGAATGTTGCTGCTGCAGCCAGTTGGGTGAAACAGCAAGTGGGAGACAGAG gGCTCTGGGGTCTAGTGAATAATGCTGGGATCGCTTCCCCTATGGCCCCCAATGGATGGCTGACGAAGAATGACTTCTGCAAGATACTAAACGTGAACCTGGTGGGGATGATCGATGTGACCCTCAGTCTGCTTCCCCTGATCAGAAAAGCCAAGGGCAGGATTGTCAATGTTTCCAGTGTGTTTGGGAGGATAAGTTTTGTTGGAGGTGGATACAACATTTCTAAATACGGGGTGGAGGCTTTCTCAGACAGTCTCAG ACGTGAGCTGTGTTCCTTTGGAGTGAAAGTCTGTATCATCGAGCCTGGTGCTTTCAAAACTCCCATAACAGATCTCAAATACATTGAAGAGACTATCCAGCAGATCTGGAGCTGCTTGCCAGAGGAAATCAAGGAAAGCTATGGACAAGCTTCCTATGACAACT ATCTCAAGAATCAGCATCGTACGTTGAATGCCCGTAGTTCCAAACTGACTCTAGTGACAGACTGCATGGAGCACGCTCTGACAGCAGTGCATCCCCATACACGTTACTCTGCTGGCTGGGATGCTAAACTGTTCTACCTTCCATTCTCTTACTTACCAACGTCCGTTGCAGATTTCCTGAGTTTGATGCAATGA